From Phaeocystidibacter marisrubri, the proteins below share one genomic window:
- a CDS encoding sensor histidine kinase, whose protein sequence is MKPYATLLLFVSSLLSYSQDTTEILRQLDTCQTNTAIKNWAVQNSRAHLWEHPEFSHFVLATALSRVNPKQDSLMYSKIIGEHAILHAIRMETDSNLYYIDKALAHTPHKDSTNIGYLYRNKGVAYNQKDQFNRAIEEQYNALRWLPYTDSVYRPLTYLELGKLLYKIDNNSLSISYCEKAIPYFEKMEDYHDLCACYNTIGLAMINSSPIDPRCIQMEHMSRRVAKIAGDTMNINNNNINLGIAHLQLGNLDSSAYYLHKAENTGYYFKHDRFVEQRLVIWANLLGLYLKKEDYEKAVYYADLVYPVAKENEFNFILEHVTASMVDLYAELGDMTRALNYSTEYATLVKENILMSNTELFNSMEREIQERIYRKELEIKEREASLQNIKLNNERNLLYTGVGILIILLLVMFQLYKLVVKQRKEASENAMYLNELNESKNRLFSIIGHDLRGPIGNSLFLLKEIPQRGDSLTPGSLTIHENIQQGLTEVHGLLENLLLWSRDQAKDLKVRKSDVDIHAIAMQCYNLMSVLESVRHMKLSMKVDPHLFWRLDAHAYSTILRNLISNALKYAPQNTEVNCTIYVEQDFLVTEICDRGKGIPDHLLKELNHKSETGNEKLGGMGLKLVQILVHQHGGTLSFEPLENRFCIVFKIPR, encoded by the coding sequence ATGAAACCATACGCTACCCTTCTACTCTTCGTCAGTAGCCTGCTGTCCTACAGTCAGGATACCACTGAAATTCTTCGACAACTAGATACATGTCAGACGAATACGGCCATTAAAAACTGGGCTGTACAAAACTCTAGGGCTCACTTGTGGGAACATCCAGAATTCTCACATTTCGTTTTGGCAACAGCGCTATCACGGGTGAATCCGAAACAAGACAGTTTGATGTACAGTAAAATTATTGGGGAACACGCCATTCTTCACGCTATACGAATGGAGACAGATTCCAATTTGTACTACATCGATAAAGCCTTGGCTCATACTCCCCATAAAGACAGTACAAACATTGGGTATTTATATCGGAATAAAGGTGTAGCCTACAATCAAAAGGACCAATTCAACAGAGCCATCGAAGAACAATACAATGCATTGCGCTGGTTGCCCTACACCGACTCCGTCTATCGACCTCTCACCTACCTCGAGCTAGGCAAATTATTGTACAAAATCGACAACAACTCTCTTAGTATATCATACTGTGAAAAGGCCATTCCATATTTCGAAAAGATGGAAGACTATCACGACCTGTGTGCATGCTACAATACCATTGGCCTTGCAATGATCAACAGCTCTCCTATTGATCCAAGATGTATTCAAATGGAGCACATGAGCAGAAGGGTTGCGAAGATTGCGGGAGACACAATGAACATCAACAACAACAATATCAACTTAGGCATAGCCCATCTCCAACTCGGAAACCTTGATTCTTCAGCCTATTATCTTCACAAGGCAGAAAATACAGGGTATTACTTTAAGCACGACCGCTTTGTAGAACAACGATTAGTCATTTGGGCCAACTTGCTCGGACTGTACCTCAAAAAGGAAGACTACGAAAAAGCGGTATACTACGCGGATTTGGTTTACCCAGTGGCCAAAGAAAATGAATTCAATTTCATCCTCGAGCACGTCACGGCATCCATGGTGGATTTGTATGCAGAGCTAGGGGATATGACACGTGCTCTGAATTACTCTACGGAATATGCAACTTTGGTGAAGGAGAACATCCTTATGAGCAACACAGAGTTGTTTAACTCGATGGAGCGTGAAATTCAAGAAAGAATTTACAGAAAGGAATTAGAGATCAAAGAACGTGAAGCATCGCTTCAAAACATCAAATTAAACAATGAGCGTAACCTGCTCTACACTGGTGTGGGAATTCTAATCATCCTCCTACTTGTAATGTTCCAGTTGTACAAACTAGTGGTTAAGCAGCGCAAAGAGGCTTCTGAAAACGCCATGTACTTAAATGAGTTAAACGAATCGAAGAACAGACTTTTCTCCATCATTGGTCATGATTTACGAGGCCCCATTGGTAACTCACTATTTCTTTTAAAAGAAATTCCTCAACGAGGAGACAGTCTTACACCAGGGAGCTTAACCATTCACGAAAACATCCAACAAGGATTGACAGAAGTTCATGGCCTACTCGAGAACCTACTTCTTTGGTCGAGAGATCAGGCGAAAGATCTAAAAGTCCGCAAATCGGATGTTGATATTCATGCCATTGCTATGCAGTGTTACAACCTGATGAGTGTGCTAGAATCTGTCCGTCATATGAAGCTCTCTATGAAAGTAGATCCTCATCTATTTTGGAGACTCGATGCCCATGCGTACAGTACTATTCTACGCAATTTGATCAGCAATGCCCTGAAATACGCTCCACAAAACACCGAAGTTAATTGCACGATTTACGTAGAACAGGACTTTCTAGTGACAGAGATTTGTGATCGCGGAAAAGGGATACCGGATCATCTCCTCAAAGAGCTCAATCACAAAAGTGAAACTGGTAATGAGAAATTGGGAGGAATGGGACTCAAGCTCGTTCAGATCCTAGTACATCAACACGGTGGCACTTTGAGTTTTGAACCACTCGAGAATAGATTCTGTATAGTGTTTAAGATACCGCGGTAG
- a CDS encoding MFS transporter, whose product MKSEKKSIQRAWAFYDWANSSYSLIISTAIFPIYYSAITESHNNGQLEIFGSSYNSSAVYSATIAASFLLIATLSPYLSALADVSGRKKAFMRGFVFLGSISCMSIFFFTVDHIWIGLVAAFLASIGFSGSLVFYNAFLPEIAEPEEQDGLSARGFMLGYIGSSLLLIVLLVIIQYPEWLGTTKAYATRWSFVAVGLWWLLWSFYPLRKLPYNPYHKQANEGFIGDAYKALKSAFLTLIRLPRLGRFVMAFFFFSCGVQTTIFLATLFGTEVLDMKSGDLILTVLIIQFVAILGAWLFAKLSALIGNIKAIAVAVLVWVLVCLAAYFITTTNQFLVLGGAVGLVMGGIQALARSTYSKMLPETEDHATFFSFYDVAEKVSTTLGMGTIAYLSETTGDLRNAAIALTAFFVISLIFLFFIPKSKYVY is encoded by the coding sequence ATGAAAAGTGAAAAGAAATCTATTCAAAGGGCCTGGGCTTTTTATGATTGGGCGAATTCATCGTATTCTCTAATCATTTCTACGGCCATTTTTCCAATCTATTACAGCGCGATTACAGAGTCACATAACAATGGGCAACTTGAGATTTTCGGATCTTCATACAATAGCTCTGCGGTGTATTCAGCCACTATTGCAGCTTCATTTTTACTTATCGCTACACTCTCGCCTTACTTGAGTGCTCTGGCTGACGTCTCTGGACGCAAAAAAGCATTTATGCGCGGATTTGTGTTCTTAGGATCCATCTCCTGCATGAGTATTTTCTTCTTCACAGTAGATCACATTTGGATTGGACTGGTCGCGGCATTTCTCGCCAGTATTGGATTCTCTGGTTCATTGGTTTTTTACAATGCATTCTTGCCTGAAATTGCAGAACCAGAAGAGCAAGATGGACTTTCGGCGAGAGGGTTTATGTTGGGATATATAGGTAGTTCTCTATTGTTGATCGTTCTGTTAGTCATCATTCAATATCCAGAATGGCTAGGTACAACGAAGGCGTATGCAACCCGTTGGTCTTTTGTGGCCGTAGGTTTATGGTGGCTACTTTGGAGTTTTTATCCACTCAGAAAACTTCCCTATAACCCATATCACAAGCAAGCAAATGAGGGTTTTATTGGAGATGCGTATAAAGCACTCAAGAGTGCTTTTCTAACATTGATACGACTTCCGAGGTTGGGAAGGTTTGTCATGGCCTTTTTCTTCTTCTCTTGTGGAGTTCAAACGACCATTTTCTTGGCAACCTTGTTCGGAACGGAAGTACTAGATATGAAAAGTGGGGATTTGATTCTCACTGTACTTATTATCCAGTTTGTAGCTATTCTGGGAGCCTGGTTGTTCGCCAAACTTTCTGCTTTAATCGGCAATATAAAGGCAATAGCAGTGGCCGTTCTCGTTTGGGTATTGGTTTGTTTGGCAGCTTATTTCATCACAACCACCAATCAGTTTTTAGTGCTAGGAGGCGCTGTAGGGTTAGTGATGGGAGGTATTCAAGCTCTAGCGAGAAGCACCTATTCTAAAATGTTGCCAGAAACCGAAGATCACGCGACTTTCTTTAGCTTTTACGACGTGGCAGAAAAGGTGTCTACCACCTTGGGGATGGGCACTATTGCTTATTTGAGTGAGACAACCGGCGATCTTAGGAATGCGGCGATAGCACTCACCGCATTCTTTGTGATCAGCTTGATTTTCTTATTCTTTATTCCGAAAAGCAAGTACGTTTATTGA
- a CDS encoding YceI family protein: protein MKKALLTLAILGLATVQSFGQRYMTREGYIQFYSSTPMEDIEASSNQATSALDKSNGQLVFRILMRSFTFEKALMQEHFNENYVESEKFPNAQFAGTITNLSDVDFDTDGAYNVSITGKLTIHGVEKERTVNGQLHVKGEELLLETEFMVAPEDHDIEIPSVVRDNIAKEIKVTVKAKYQASGR from the coding sequence ATGAAAAAGGCATTATTGACACTGGCTATTTTGGGATTGGCAACCGTTCAATCTTTCGGCCAACGCTACATGACACGTGAAGGATACATCCAGTTCTATTCTTCTACACCTATGGAAGATATTGAGGCTTCTTCGAATCAAGCGACTTCCGCTTTGGATAAATCGAATGGCCAATTGGTTTTTCGCATTTTGATGAGAAGCTTCACTTTTGAGAAGGCCCTGATGCAAGAGCACTTCAATGAGAATTATGTGGAGTCTGAAAAGTTTCCAAATGCTCAATTTGCGGGAACCATTACCAACTTATCAGATGTAGATTTTGACACAGACGGTGCCTACAATGTTAGCATTACTGGAAAACTCACCATTCACGGTGTTGAAAAGGAGCGCACGGTAAATGGTCAGCTACACGTTAAAGGGGAAGAGTTGTTACTGGAAACTGAATTTATGGTTGCTCCAGAAGACCACGATATCGAAATCCCTTCTGTAGTGAGAGATAACATTGCTAAGGAAATAAAGGTAACCGTTAAGGCCAAATACCAAGCTTCAGGACGATGA
- a CDS encoding DUF5777 family beta-barrel protein yields MSLRRLITVKSVQRTLFFIFGTALSISSLGQDDMFDMLGEEEEPTVYTTATFKGSRVINLQSTEMPSAGVGQFIILHRFGAINDEPLYNFFGLDVASVRLSFDYSINDYINFGLGRSSGTKVYDGWVKAKLLRQSSGARNMPISLLYYGSVNVNTSKFNDDYDHYFSERVSYVNQVIVGKKFNESFSMELVPTVVHFNVRDTREQPNTLFGLGAGGRLKLTNRVAITADYMLQLPQKNTRLVNGVETAYNNSFSIGVDIETGGHVFQLHLTNSRAISDPNWMMNTPGNWFDGDIFFGFNISRVFTLRRPEQPEAPTF; encoded by the coding sequence ATGAGTTTAAGAAGATTAATTACTGTGAAGAGCGTGCAACGCACGCTTTTCTTCATTTTCGGGACAGCCCTCTCTATTAGCTCCTTGGGGCAAGACGATATGTTCGACATGTTGGGAGAGGAAGAGGAACCGACGGTTTACACCACCGCCACTTTCAAGGGATCACGCGTGATCAACTTGCAAAGTACAGAGATGCCATCTGCAGGTGTGGGCCAATTTATCATCCTCCACCGATTTGGCGCCATCAACGATGAGCCTTTGTACAATTTCTTTGGATTGGATGTCGCTTCCGTCCGACTTTCATTCGATTATTCCATCAATGACTACATCAACTTTGGCTTGGGAAGATCTTCAGGTACCAAAGTATATGATGGTTGGGTGAAAGCAAAGCTACTTAGACAATCGTCAGGGGCACGCAACATGCCCATTTCGCTTTTGTACTACGGCTCTGTGAATGTGAACACGTCTAAATTTAATGATGACTACGATCACTACTTTTCCGAGCGTGTGAGCTATGTGAACCAGGTAATTGTCGGAAAGAAGTTCAATGAATCTTTCAGTATGGAGTTGGTACCAACCGTTGTGCACTTTAATGTGCGGGATACCCGTGAGCAGCCCAATACGCTCTTTGGCTTAGGAGCGGGTGGTCGTCTTAAGCTGACGAATAGAGTGGCAATTACCGCAGATTATATGCTGCAATTGCCTCAGAAGAACACCCGCTTGGTGAATGGAGTAGAAACGGCCTATAACAATTCCTTCTCTATTGGAGTTGATATTGAGACCGGTGGACACGTATTTCAGCTACACCTGACCAACTCTAGGGCGATTAGTGATCCGAATTGGATGATGAATACCCCAGGTAATTGGTTTGACGGAGATATCTTTTTTGGATTTAATATCTCTCGTGTTTTCACATTGCGCCGTCCTGAGCAACCAGAAGCACCAACTTTTTAA
- a CDS encoding c-type cytochrome domain-containing protein, translating to MKKLVFFTALCIVALSSCVHDPFPPDPETVCEQGGVDFVNEIQPLLTANCGMSGCHGQGSAQDGFSVESYASIREEVEPFELNEGDLWELINESDPNDRMPPPPASALTADQKDLIKRWIMEGAQETDCGRTGCNYVAVPNYNTDIVAIADKYCGGTCHAGGSPSGGFTLTSKADWENAIDNRGLIDALTGSNGRKQMPPSGQLDSCIINNIIRWNTTGRN from the coding sequence ATGAAAAAGCTCGTTTTCTTTACCGCCCTTTGCATCGTAGCGCTGTCAAGTTGTGTGCACGATCCATTTCCACCAGACCCAGAAACGGTTTGTGAGCAAGGAGGAGTTGATTTCGTAAACGAGATTCAGCCTCTGCTAACTGCAAACTGTGGAATGTCGGGTTGTCATGGCCAGGGATCTGCTCAAGATGGTTTCTCTGTAGAATCATACGCATCCATTCGAGAAGAAGTTGAACCTTTTGAGTTGAACGAGGGCGATTTGTGGGAACTCATTAATGAATCAGATCCTAATGACAGGATGCCTCCACCTCCAGCTAGTGCACTTACCGCTGATCAAAAAGATCTTATCAAAAGATGGATTATGGAAGGTGCTCAAGAAACGGATTGCGGCAGAACGGGATGCAATTATGTGGCCGTTCCGAATTACAATACGGACATTGTGGCCATTGCCGACAAATACTGTGGTGGAACTTGCCATGCCGGAGGTTCGCCTTCGGGAGGGTTTACACTTACCTCAAAGGCCGATTGGGAGAATGCAATTGACAACAGAGGATTGATTGATGCTTTAACCGGAAGTAATGGAAGAAAGCAGATGCCACCAAGTGGACAACTCGATTCATGCATCATCAACAATATAATAAGATGGAATACAACGGGGAGAAATTAA
- a CDS encoding succinylglutamate desuccinylase/aspartoacylase family protein yields MTIDGVSVPAGTETIIEVEIARLPSGTLIHMPVHVFRSENPGPVVLLSGGLHGDEINGIEIVRQMVAGKLLRNLKKGTVIALPIINVYGFIHFSREVPDGKDVNRSFPGSPDGSLAAIVAHTISHKILPIIDFGIDFHTGGASRTNYPQIRYSESDEVGKKIAQSFKAPFTLTSGIIPGSLRATARDLGKSIIVFEGGESLRFDEKAISKAVKGIKRVLYDLGMTDKKMKDPARMIHFNEAQWERADASGLFISYKQSGQKVKKGELIGRINNPHNSFSVKVISPISGYIIGHNNIPMVHRGDALFHIGTVEKIQRRD; encoded by the coding sequence ATGACAATAGATGGGGTTTCTGTTCCAGCCGGGACAGAAACCATCATTGAAGTTGAAATTGCTCGACTGCCTTCTGGTACGTTAATTCACATGCCAGTGCATGTTTTCCGTTCCGAAAACCCAGGTCCTGTGGTTTTACTTTCAGGAGGATTGCACGGTGATGAGATCAACGGAATTGAAATTGTTAGACAAATGGTTGCCGGTAAACTACTGCGCAACTTGAAGAAAGGAACCGTCATTGCACTTCCTATCATCAATGTTTATGGGTTCATCCACTTTTCAAGAGAAGTTCCCGACGGCAAAGATGTCAACCGAAGTTTCCCAGGATCTCCAGATGGATCACTAGCGGCCATTGTTGCCCATACCATCTCTCATAAGATCTTACCCATCATTGATTTCGGTATCGACTTTCACACTGGGGGAGCGAGTAGAACAAACTATCCTCAAATTCGATACAGTGAAAGCGATGAAGTTGGCAAGAAGATCGCTCAATCTTTCAAAGCGCCTTTCACGTTAACCAGTGGTATTATTCCTGGGTCACTAAGAGCTACAGCTCGCGACTTGGGTAAATCCATCATTGTATTTGAAGGAGGTGAATCTCTGCGTTTCGACGAAAAGGCCATTTCCAAAGCAGTGAAAGGCATCAAGCGCGTACTTTACGATTTGGGCATGACGGACAAGAAGATGAAAGACCCTGCTCGAATGATTCACTTCAATGAAGCTCAATGGGAACGAGCTGATGCAAGTGGCCTCTTCATCAGTTACAAGCAAAGTGGTCAAAAGGTGAAAAAAGGAGAGTTGATCGGTCGTATCAATAATCCCCACAACAGTTTCTCGGTGAAAGTAATCTCGCCTATTTCAGGCTACATCATTGGACACAACAATATTCCAATGGTCCACCGAGGAGATGCACTATTCCATATCGGAACCGTAGAAAAAATCCAACGGAGAGATTAA
- the purB gene encoding adenylosuccinate lyase has translation MNAALHAISPVDGRYARHSAPLSKYFSEFALIQYRVRVEVEYFIALVELPIPQLADFPKDQYNALRDLYLDFDETSALRVKEIEKTTNHDVKAVEYLIKEHMEKLGLTKWSEFIHFGLTSQDINNTSIPLTIHEAVQEVYLPLLGEVIVSLQELANEWEEIPMLARTHGQPASPTRLGKEIMVFVERLDQQLRQIRHIPMSAKFGGATGNFNAHNVAYPDRDWHAFGNHFVNEILGLERSNPTTQIEHYDNMAALFDCMKRINTILIDLDRDVWTYISMDYFKQKIKAGEVGSSAMPHKVNPIDFENSEGNLGIANALFEHLAAKLPISRLQRDLTDSTVLRNVGVPLAHTIIAFNNTLKGLGKLIVNRDAIAADLEKNWAVVAEAIQTILRREGYPKPYEALKALTRTNEGINANSIAEFVKGLDVTPEVREELTAITPSNYTGQ, from the coding sequence ATGAACGCCGCATTGCACGCGATTTCTCCGGTAGATGGACGTTATGCACGCCACAGTGCTCCCCTTTCAAAGTACTTTTCTGAGTTCGCTCTCATTCAATATAGAGTGCGTGTTGAAGTAGAATACTTTATCGCTCTAGTGGAGCTTCCAATTCCTCAATTGGCAGATTTTCCAAAAGATCAATACAACGCGCTTCGTGATCTTTATCTCGACTTTGATGAAACCTCTGCTCTGAGAGTGAAAGAAATTGAGAAGACCACCAATCACGATGTGAAAGCGGTGGAATACTTGATTAAGGAGCACATGGAGAAATTGGGCTTAACGAAGTGGAGTGAGTTTATCCACTTTGGACTAACTTCTCAAGACATCAACAACACCTCCATCCCACTTACCATTCACGAAGCGGTTCAAGAAGTGTACTTGCCTCTATTGGGTGAAGTCATCGTTTCTCTTCAAGAATTGGCGAATGAGTGGGAGGAGATTCCAATGTTGGCCAGAACTCATGGACAGCCTGCATCCCCTACTCGCTTGGGCAAGGAAATCATGGTATTCGTTGAACGTCTGGACCAACAGCTACGTCAAATTCGCCACATCCCTATGTCGGCTAAATTTGGTGGTGCTACAGGAAATTTCAACGCTCACAATGTGGCCTATCCAGATAGAGATTGGCACGCATTCGGCAATCACTTTGTGAACGAAATATTGGGATTGGAACGCTCAAATCCCACGACTCAAATTGAGCACTACGACAACATGGCTGCTCTTTTTGATTGTATGAAACGTATCAATACGATATTGATTGATTTAGACCGTGATGTATGGACCTACATCTCTATGGACTACTTCAAACAAAAAATTAAAGCGGGAGAAGTAGGGTCATCGGCTATGCCGCACAAGGTAAATCCTATCGACTTTGAGAACAGCGAGGGTAACCTGGGAATTGCCAATGCACTCTTTGAGCACCTTGCCGCTAAGTTGCCTATTTCACGTCTTCAACGCGACCTTACTGACAGTACGGTTTTGAGAAATGTGGGGGTTCCATTGGCGCACACCATCATTGCCTTCAACAACACCTTAAAAGGCCTTGGTAAGCTCATCGTTAACCGCGACGCGATTGCCGCTGATCTCGAAAAGAACTGGGCCGTTGTTGCAGAAGCGATTCAAACGATATTGAGAAGAGAAGGTTATCCAAAACCTTATGAGGCGCTGAAAGCCTTGACCCGAACCAATGAGGGTATCAATGCAAATTCTATTGCTGAATTTGTGAAGGGCTTGGATGTTACCCCTGAAGTTCGAGAAGAACTGACGGCGATCACACCGAGCAATTACACCGGTCAATAA
- a CDS encoding class I SAM-dependent rRNA methyltransferase: protein MELKSVYLQKGRERAMERRHPWIFSGGIKKEDPVNEGDIVTVRDSTGAFLAIGHYQNPNASIRIKILSFEDVLLEYAWWENRLREAWDMRHSIPGMVNPETNAFRWVFGEGDGIPGLIIDWYNGHVVIQCHTLGIYNALDSIQRAITSIAGERLQTIYDKSGDTLHHDAIESAFLFGDTQETTILENGNSFTVNWVEGQKTGFFLDQRDNRKLVGEMSKNKKVLNAFAYSGGFSVYALNNGAREVHSVDLSKKACELADQNAALNSNATAHRSFASDVQEFLKTMDNDYDVVILDPPAFAKRKKAVHKAVQAYKRLNATAIQHMKPGTLLFTFSCSQNVSTQMFTDTIRAAAIETGRPIQILKELRQPADHPENIFFPEGHYLKGLMLRVM, encoded by the coding sequence ATGGAATTGAAGTCAGTTTATCTCCAAAAAGGACGAGAAAGAGCGATGGAGCGACGCCACCCTTGGATTTTCAGTGGCGGCATTAAAAAGGAAGACCCTGTAAATGAAGGGGATATAGTTACCGTACGCGATTCTACAGGTGCATTCTTAGCTATCGGTCACTACCAAAACCCAAATGCATCCATCCGAATCAAGATCTTATCATTTGAAGATGTACTTCTAGAATACGCTTGGTGGGAAAATCGCCTACGTGAGGCATGGGACATGCGTCATTCTATCCCAGGAATGGTGAATCCTGAAACCAATGCCTTCCGATGGGTCTTTGGTGAAGGTGATGGAATCCCTGGACTCATCATCGATTGGTACAATGGTCATGTGGTAATTCAATGCCATACACTAGGTATTTACAATGCCTTGGATTCTATTCAACGTGCTATTACTTCTATTGCAGGTGAAAGACTTCAAACGATCTACGACAAGAGTGGCGATACTTTACACCACGATGCCATAGAAAGTGCTTTTCTCTTTGGAGATACACAAGAGACCACCATTCTCGAAAACGGCAATTCCTTTACGGTAAATTGGGTAGAAGGACAGAAAACCGGTTTCTTCTTAGATCAACGCGACAATCGAAAACTCGTTGGTGAAATGTCCAAGAACAAGAAAGTGTTGAATGCCTTTGCGTATTCCGGAGGATTTTCAGTGTACGCACTTAACAACGGGGCTCGTGAAGTTCACTCTGTAGATCTTTCTAAAAAGGCCTGTGAACTTGCTGATCAAAATGCAGCGCTGAATTCCAACGCCACTGCTCACCGCTCTTTTGCATCCGACGTGCAAGAGTTCTTGAAAACCATGGACAACGACTACGATGTCGTTATTCTCGATCCACCTGCCTTTGCGAAGAGAAAGAAAGCTGTGCACAAAGCGGTTCAAGCCTATAAACGACTTAACGCAACTGCTATTCAACACATGAAACCGGGGACGTTGCTCTTCACCTTCTCGTGCAGCCAAAATGTATCCACTCAAATGTTTACGGACACAATTCGCGCTGCGGCCATTGAAACCGGAAGGCCCATTCAAATTCTGAAAGAACTTCGTCAACCTGCAGATCATCCAGAAAACATTTTCTTTCCAGAAGGACATTATTTGAAGGGATTGATGCTGAGAGTGATGTAG